The following nucleotide sequence is from Methanomassiliicoccus sp..
CGTGCCGCGCCTTGTGACCAGGACCGCCTCCTCACGTTGCAGGTGCAGGGATGCCAGCTCTATGGGGGTGTCCTCTGCCAATATGGGGAAGGGGGGCTCCATGATGGAGTCCACCTTGGTCTGCATGACATCATCGTAGGACATGCGCTGATTCCTCGTCTGCTCAATGGTGTAATCGCGTATACGGTCGTCGGTCACTCCGCCCACGATGCGTTCTCCGACCATCACCGGCAGCTGGGTGAAACGCCCTTTCATCATTTTGTCCACCGCCTCCGCCAGGGTGGCCTCGGGTGTGATCGATATCACTCCCCGCGTGGCCAGGTCCCCCACGGTGAAGCGGGCTCCGGTGTTCTTCCCCTCCAACGCCCTCTTCTTTAGGATCCCTTCGAAAGCATTGAAGATCTTGCATACGTTGTCGTAGGAAGGATCTATGCTCCCTTTCTCGATCTTGGCTATAAGCGATTGAGACACTCCCGCAAGCGATGCCAGCTCCCGTTGGGAAAGGTCCAGTCTCTTCCTCATTTGCCGGATCTCTGCCAGATCGGGGAGCTGCGGAACAAGGGTCAATTTCAATGACGACATATACCGTCACCGTCTCCCTGCTATACCTCGGTCATCTATATAGAATCTTATAGTAATCTAATAGGCTGATCTTTGATTACCGTAAAATTGCTTTTTTTCCCTCTGGATGTTGCGATTTAAAGCGTGACGTCATTCTAGGAGGAATCATAGAACAGGAGGCCGCTGGAGGGGACTGCTTTTGAATGCGATTGCCCATGGTGTGACGATCATCCCTTATCAACGATGGGGGGAGTGTTTCCAAAAGAACTCATAAAAAATACCGCTACTAGATATTCATCTATTTCCAAAATATCTATATAGATGATAATTTAAACAATAAGCTCCTTGCTGAATGAAAATCTAAATATCTATTCCAAATGGAATCAAATAAATAACAACGATTAATAAATGGAGCGGTTTAAAAGGGTGAAAACCTTGCATTTGTGCAGGTGCCCTCAGGCATCCGCGGTCCATTGGCAGGTAGAATGTTATGAATATGGGGTACGACAACGACGATGGGTTCGATAGAAGGGACGATTTTCCCTTACTTCCGAGCTTCGGGGCTCAGCGGCCACCCGGGCTCCAGTACATGATGGGCGGTTGTGGGATCGCTGGCACCATTGATGTGAACGGAGGTAAGATATCGGGCAGCACCATCACCAGCATGCTCACAACCATGAGGGAGCGCGAGAACGGCCTGGGGGCTGGATACTCGGCGTATGGGCTCTTTCCAAAGGAGTACAAGGACCACTACTGCATGCAGTTCTTCTTCGATGACGAGGACGCGAGGATCGCCGTGGAGGAGTACCTGAAGGACCGTGGGGAGATAGTGCGAGAGGGCTCTGTGCCAACGAAGAGGGTCCGCTCCATGAGGCCTCCACTACCTAACGTCTGGCGCTATTTCTTCGATCCGCAGCCCAGGTCCAA
It contains:
- a CDS encoding CBS domain-containing protein, whose product is MRKRLDLSQRELASLAGVSQSLIAKIEKGSIDPSYDNVCKIFNAFEGILKKRALEGKNTGARFTVGDLATRGVISITPEATLAEAVDKMMKGRFTQLPVMVGERIVGGVTDDRIRDYTIEQTRNQRMSYDDVMQTKVDSIMEPPFPILAEDTPIELASLHLQREEAVLVTRRGTIIGILTSADFLDLGLH